A genomic stretch from Kogia breviceps isolate mKogBre1 chromosome 1, mKogBre1 haplotype 1, whole genome shotgun sequence includes:
- the PARP1 gene encoding poly [ADP-ribose] polymerase 1 isoform X2, producing MAESSDKLYRVEYAKSGRASCKKCSESIPKDSLRMAIMVQSPMFDGKVPHWYHFSCFWKVGHCIRHPDVEVDGFSELRWDDQQKVKKTAEAGGVTGKGQDGVGSKTEKTLGDFAAEYAKSNRSTCKGCMEKIEKGQVRLSKKMVDPEKPQLGMIDRWYHPNCFVQNREELGFRPEYSASQLKGFSLLTAEDKEALKKQLPGIKSEGKRKGDEVDGVEEVAKKKSRKEKDKESKLEKALKAQNNLIWNIKDELKKACSTNDLKELLIFNKQQVPSGESAILDRVADGMVFGALLPCEECSGQLVFKSDAYYCTGDVTAWTKCMVKTQTPNRKEWVTPKEFREISYLKKLKIRKQDRIFPPEASAPLAAAPLPSAASAPATVNSATPDKPLSNMKILTLGKLSQNKDEVKATIEKLGGKLTGTTNKASLCISTKKEVDKMNKKMEEVKEANVRVVSEDFLQDISASTKSLQELLSTHLLSPWGAEVKAEPVEAVAPKGKSGAVLSKKSKGPVKEEGTNKSEKRMKLTLKGGAAVDPDSGLEHSAHVLEKGGKVFSATLGLVDIVKGTNSYYKLQLLEDDKESRYWIFRSWGRVGTVIGSNKLEQMPSKEDAIEHFTKLYEEKTGNAWHSKNFTKYPKKFYPLEIDYGQDEEAVKKLTVNPGTKSKLPKPVQDLIKMIFDVESMKKAMVEYEIDLQKMPLGKLSKRQIQAAYSILSEVQQAVSQGSSDSQILDLSNRFYTLIPHDFGMKKPPLLSNSDSVQAKVEMLDNLLDIEVAYSLLRGGSDDSSKDPIDVNYEKLKTDIMVVDKDSEEAEIIRKYVKNTHATTHNAYDLEVVDIFKIEREGESQRYKPFKQLHNRRLLWHGSRTTNFAGILSQGLRIAPPEAPVTGYMFGKGIYFADMVSKSANYCHTSQGDPIGLILLGEVALGNMYELKHASHISKLPKGKHSVKGLGKTTPDPSASITMDGVEVPLGTGISSGVNDTCLLYNEYIVYDIAQVSLKYLLKLKFNFKTSLW from the exons ATGGCGGAGTCATCGGACAAGCTCTACCGGGTCGAGTACGCCAAGAGCGGGCGCGCCTCTTGCAAAAAATGCAGCGAGAGCATCCCCAAGGACTCGCTCCGGATGGCCATCATGGTGCAG TCGCCCATGTTCGACGGGAAGGTCCCGCACTGGTACCACTTCTCCTGCTTCTGGAAGGTCGGCCACTGCATACGGCACCCTGATGTCGAGGTGGATGGGTTCTCCGAGCTCCGCTGGGATGACCAGCAGAAGGTCAAGAAGACGGCCGAGGCTGGAGGAGTGACAG GCAAAGGCCAAGATGGAGTTGGCAGCAAGACAGAGAAGACACTGGGCGACTTTGCGGCAGAATACGCCAAGTCCAACCGAAGCACGTGCAAGGGCTGCATGGAGAAGATAGAAAAG GGCCAGGTGCGCCTgtccaagaagatggtggacccCGAGAAGCCCCAGCTAGGCATGATCGACCGCTGGTACCACCCGAACTGCTTTGTGCAGAACAGGGAGGAGCTGGGCTTCCGGCCTGAGTACAGCGCGAGCCAGCTCAAGGGCTTCAGCCTCCTCACCGCAGAGGACAAAGAAGCCCTGAAGAAGCAGCTCCCGGGCATCAAGAGTGAAGG aaagagaaaaggcgACGAGGTGGATGGAGTGGAGGAAGTGGCCAAGAAgaaatctagaaaagaaaaagacaaggagaGTAAGCTTGAAAAGGCCCTCAAG GCCCAGAACAACCTGATCTGGAACATCAAGGACGAGCTAAAGAAAGCGTGTTCGACGAATGACCTGAAAGAGCTGCTCATCTTCAACAAGCAACAAGTGCCCTCCGGGGAGTCTGCG ATCTTGGACCGAGTGGCCGACGGCATGGTGTTCGGTGCCCTCCTTCCCTGCGAGGAATGCTCAGGCCAGCTGGTCTTCAAGAGCGATGCCTATTACTGTACTGGGGATGTCACTGCCTGGACCAAGTGTATGGTCAAGACACAGACGCCCAACCGGAAGGAGTGGGTGACCCCAAAG GAATTCCGAGAAATCTCTTACCTCAAGAAATTGAAGATCCGAAAGCAGGACCGTATATTCCCCCCAGAGGCCAGCGCCCCGCTGGCGGCAGCACCCCTGCCCTCTGCGGCCTCAGCGCCCGCCACTGTGAACTCCGCTACCCCAG ACAAGCCGTTATCCAACATGAAGATCCTGACTCTTGGGAAGCTCTCCCAGAACAAGGATGAAGTGAAGGCCACGATCGAGAAGCTCGGGGGGAAGCTGACGGGGACCACCAACAAGGCCTCCCTGTGCATCAGTACCAAAA AGGAGGTCGACAAGATGAATAAAAAGATGGaggaagtaaaagaagccaaCGTCCGCGTCGTGTCTGAGGATTTCCTCCAGGACATCTCCGCCTCGACCAAGAGCCTTCAGGAGTTGCTCTCAACCCACCTCTTGTCCCCCTGGGGGGCCGAGGTGAAGGCGGAGCCTGTTGAAGCCGTGGCCCCAAAAGGGAAGTCGGGGGCTGTGCTCTCCAAGAAGAGCAAGGGCCCCGTCAAGGAGGAAG GTACCAACAAAtctgaaaagagaatgaaattgacTCTTAAAGGAGGAGCAGCTGTCGACCCTGATTCCG GTCTGGAACACAGCGCACACGTCCTGGAGAAAGGCGGGAAGGTCTTCAGTGCCACCCTCGGCCTGGTGGACATCGTTAAGGGAACCAACTCCTATTACAAGCTGCAGCTCCTGGAGGATGACAAAGAGAGCAG GTATTGGATATTCAGGTCCTGGGGCCGCGTGGGCACGGTAATTGGTAGTAACAAACTGGAGCAGATGCCATCCAAGGAGGATGCCATTGAGCATTTTACGAAATTATATGAAGAGAAAACGGGGAATGCCTGGCACTCCAAAAACTTCACAAAATATCCCAAAAAGTTCTACCCTCTGGAGATTGACTATGGCCAG GATGAAGAGGCAGTAAAGAAGCTGACGGTAAACCCTGGCACCAAGTCCAAGCTCCCCAAGCCAGTGCAGGACCTCATTAAGATGATCTTTGATGTGGAAAGTATGAAGAAAGCCATGGTGGAGTATGAG ATTGACCTTCAGAAGATGCCCTTGGGGAAGCTGAGCAAAAGGCAGATCCAGGCTGCGTACTCCATCCTTAGTGAGGTCCAGCAG GCAGTGTCCCAGGGCAGCAGCGACTCCCAGATCCTGGACCTCTCAAATCGCTTCTACACCCTGATCCCCCACGACTTCGGGATGAAGAAGCCTCCGCTCCTGAGCAACTCAGACAGCGTGCAG GCCAAGGTGGAAATGCTGGACAACCTGCTGGACATCGAGGTGGCCTACAGTCTGCTCAGGGGTGGTTCCGATGACAGCAGCAAGGACCCCATCGATGTCAACTATGAGAAGCTCAAAACTGACATCATG GTGGTGGACAAAGATTCTGAAGAGGCTGAGATCATTAGGAAGTATGTGAAGAACACTCACGCGACCACACACAACGCATATGACTTGGAAGTCGTCGAT ATCTTTAAGATAGAGCGTGAAGGAGAGAGCCAGCGTTACAAGCCGTTTAAGCAGCTGCATAACCGAAGGTTGCTGTGGCACGGGTCCAGGACCACCAACTTCGCTGGGATCCTGTCCCAGGGTCTCCGGATAGCCCCGCCTGAAGCACCTGTG ACGGGCTACATGTTTGGTAAGGGGATCTATTTCGCCGACATGGTCTCTAAGAGTGCCAACTACTGCCACACTTCCCAGGGAGACCCAATAGGCTTGATCCTGTTGGGAGAAGTTGCCCTTGGAAACAT GTATGAACTGAAGCACGCTTCGCATATCAGCAAGTTACCCAAGGGCAAGCACAGTGTCAAAG GTTTAGGCAAAACTACCCCTGACCCTTCAGCTAGTATTACTATGGATGGTGTAGAGGTTCCTCTCGGGACTGGGATTTCATCCGGTGTTAACGACACCTGTCTGCTGTATAACGA GTACATTGTCTATGATATTGCTCAGGTCAGTCTGAAGTATCTGCTGAAGCTGAAGTTCAACTTTAAGACCTCCCTGTGGTGA
- the PARP1 gene encoding poly [ADP-ribose] polymerase 1 isoform X1 gives MAESSDKLYRVEYAKSGRASCKKCSESIPKDSLRMAIMVQSPMFDGKVPHWYHFSCFWKVGHCIRHPDVEVDGFSELRWDDQQKVKKTAEAGGVTGKGQDGVGSKTEKTLGDFAAEYAKSNRSTCKGCMEKIEKGQVRLSKKMVDPEKPQLGMIDRWYHPNCFVQNREELGFRPEYSASQLKGFSLLTAEDKEALKKQLPGIKSEGKRKGDEVDGVEEVAKKKSRKEKDKESKLEKALKAQNNLIWNIKDELKKACSTNDLKELLIFNKQQVPSGESAILDRVADGMVFGALLPCEECSGQLVFKSDAYYCTGDVTAWTKCMVKTQTPNRKEWVTPKEFREISYLKKLKIRKQDRIFPPEASAPLAAAPLPSAASAPATVNSATPGAAPGQPRGGDKPLSNMKILTLGKLSQNKDEVKATIEKLGGKLTGTTNKASLCISTKKEVDKMNKKMEEVKEANVRVVSEDFLQDISASTKSLQELLSTHLLSPWGAEVKAEPVEAVAPKGKSGAVLSKKSKGPVKEEGTNKSEKRMKLTLKGGAAVDPDSGLEHSAHVLEKGGKVFSATLGLVDIVKGTNSYYKLQLLEDDKESRYWIFRSWGRVGTVIGSNKLEQMPSKEDAIEHFTKLYEEKTGNAWHSKNFTKYPKKFYPLEIDYGQDEEAVKKLTVNPGTKSKLPKPVQDLIKMIFDVESMKKAMVEYEIDLQKMPLGKLSKRQIQAAYSILSEVQQAVSQGSSDSQILDLSNRFYTLIPHDFGMKKPPLLSNSDSVQAKVEMLDNLLDIEVAYSLLRGGSDDSSKDPIDVNYEKLKTDIMVVDKDSEEAEIIRKYVKNTHATTHNAYDLEVVDIFKIEREGESQRYKPFKQLHNRRLLWHGSRTTNFAGILSQGLRIAPPEAPVTGYMFGKGIYFADMVSKSANYCHTSQGDPIGLILLGEVALGNMYELKHASHISKLPKGKHSVKGLGKTTPDPSASITMDGVEVPLGTGISSGVNDTCLLYNEYIVYDIAQVSLKYLLKLKFNFKTSLW, from the exons ATGGCGGAGTCATCGGACAAGCTCTACCGGGTCGAGTACGCCAAGAGCGGGCGCGCCTCTTGCAAAAAATGCAGCGAGAGCATCCCCAAGGACTCGCTCCGGATGGCCATCATGGTGCAG TCGCCCATGTTCGACGGGAAGGTCCCGCACTGGTACCACTTCTCCTGCTTCTGGAAGGTCGGCCACTGCATACGGCACCCTGATGTCGAGGTGGATGGGTTCTCCGAGCTCCGCTGGGATGACCAGCAGAAGGTCAAGAAGACGGCCGAGGCTGGAGGAGTGACAG GCAAAGGCCAAGATGGAGTTGGCAGCAAGACAGAGAAGACACTGGGCGACTTTGCGGCAGAATACGCCAAGTCCAACCGAAGCACGTGCAAGGGCTGCATGGAGAAGATAGAAAAG GGCCAGGTGCGCCTgtccaagaagatggtggacccCGAGAAGCCCCAGCTAGGCATGATCGACCGCTGGTACCACCCGAACTGCTTTGTGCAGAACAGGGAGGAGCTGGGCTTCCGGCCTGAGTACAGCGCGAGCCAGCTCAAGGGCTTCAGCCTCCTCACCGCAGAGGACAAAGAAGCCCTGAAGAAGCAGCTCCCGGGCATCAAGAGTGAAGG aaagagaaaaggcgACGAGGTGGATGGAGTGGAGGAAGTGGCCAAGAAgaaatctagaaaagaaaaagacaaggagaGTAAGCTTGAAAAGGCCCTCAAG GCCCAGAACAACCTGATCTGGAACATCAAGGACGAGCTAAAGAAAGCGTGTTCGACGAATGACCTGAAAGAGCTGCTCATCTTCAACAAGCAACAAGTGCCCTCCGGGGAGTCTGCG ATCTTGGACCGAGTGGCCGACGGCATGGTGTTCGGTGCCCTCCTTCCCTGCGAGGAATGCTCAGGCCAGCTGGTCTTCAAGAGCGATGCCTATTACTGTACTGGGGATGTCACTGCCTGGACCAAGTGTATGGTCAAGACACAGACGCCCAACCGGAAGGAGTGGGTGACCCCAAAG GAATTCCGAGAAATCTCTTACCTCAAGAAATTGAAGATCCGAAAGCAGGACCGTATATTCCCCCCAGAGGCCAGCGCCCCGCTGGCGGCAGCACCCCTGCCCTCTGCGGCCTCAGCGCCCGCCACTGTGAACTCCGCTACCCCAGGTGCAGCTCCgggccagcctcggggaggag ACAAGCCGTTATCCAACATGAAGATCCTGACTCTTGGGAAGCTCTCCCAGAACAAGGATGAAGTGAAGGCCACGATCGAGAAGCTCGGGGGGAAGCTGACGGGGACCACCAACAAGGCCTCCCTGTGCATCAGTACCAAAA AGGAGGTCGACAAGATGAATAAAAAGATGGaggaagtaaaagaagccaaCGTCCGCGTCGTGTCTGAGGATTTCCTCCAGGACATCTCCGCCTCGACCAAGAGCCTTCAGGAGTTGCTCTCAACCCACCTCTTGTCCCCCTGGGGGGCCGAGGTGAAGGCGGAGCCTGTTGAAGCCGTGGCCCCAAAAGGGAAGTCGGGGGCTGTGCTCTCCAAGAAGAGCAAGGGCCCCGTCAAGGAGGAAG GTACCAACAAAtctgaaaagagaatgaaattgacTCTTAAAGGAGGAGCAGCTGTCGACCCTGATTCCG GTCTGGAACACAGCGCACACGTCCTGGAGAAAGGCGGGAAGGTCTTCAGTGCCACCCTCGGCCTGGTGGACATCGTTAAGGGAACCAACTCCTATTACAAGCTGCAGCTCCTGGAGGATGACAAAGAGAGCAG GTATTGGATATTCAGGTCCTGGGGCCGCGTGGGCACGGTAATTGGTAGTAACAAACTGGAGCAGATGCCATCCAAGGAGGATGCCATTGAGCATTTTACGAAATTATATGAAGAGAAAACGGGGAATGCCTGGCACTCCAAAAACTTCACAAAATATCCCAAAAAGTTCTACCCTCTGGAGATTGACTATGGCCAG GATGAAGAGGCAGTAAAGAAGCTGACGGTAAACCCTGGCACCAAGTCCAAGCTCCCCAAGCCAGTGCAGGACCTCATTAAGATGATCTTTGATGTGGAAAGTATGAAGAAAGCCATGGTGGAGTATGAG ATTGACCTTCAGAAGATGCCCTTGGGGAAGCTGAGCAAAAGGCAGATCCAGGCTGCGTACTCCATCCTTAGTGAGGTCCAGCAG GCAGTGTCCCAGGGCAGCAGCGACTCCCAGATCCTGGACCTCTCAAATCGCTTCTACACCCTGATCCCCCACGACTTCGGGATGAAGAAGCCTCCGCTCCTGAGCAACTCAGACAGCGTGCAG GCCAAGGTGGAAATGCTGGACAACCTGCTGGACATCGAGGTGGCCTACAGTCTGCTCAGGGGTGGTTCCGATGACAGCAGCAAGGACCCCATCGATGTCAACTATGAGAAGCTCAAAACTGACATCATG GTGGTGGACAAAGATTCTGAAGAGGCTGAGATCATTAGGAAGTATGTGAAGAACACTCACGCGACCACACACAACGCATATGACTTGGAAGTCGTCGAT ATCTTTAAGATAGAGCGTGAAGGAGAGAGCCAGCGTTACAAGCCGTTTAAGCAGCTGCATAACCGAAGGTTGCTGTGGCACGGGTCCAGGACCACCAACTTCGCTGGGATCCTGTCCCAGGGTCTCCGGATAGCCCCGCCTGAAGCACCTGTG ACGGGCTACATGTTTGGTAAGGGGATCTATTTCGCCGACATGGTCTCTAAGAGTGCCAACTACTGCCACACTTCCCAGGGAGACCCAATAGGCTTGATCCTGTTGGGAGAAGTTGCCCTTGGAAACAT GTATGAACTGAAGCACGCTTCGCATATCAGCAAGTTACCCAAGGGCAAGCACAGTGTCAAAG GTTTAGGCAAAACTACCCCTGACCCTTCAGCTAGTATTACTATGGATGGTGTAGAGGTTCCTCTCGGGACTGGGATTTCATCCGGTGTTAACGACACCTGTCTGCTGTATAACGA GTACATTGTCTATGATATTGCTCAGGTCAGTCTGAAGTATCTGCTGAAGCTGAAGTTCAACTTTAAGACCTCCCTGTGGTGA